The following are from one region of the Ignavibacteriota bacterium genome:
- a CDS encoding glycosyltransferase family 2 protein, with the protein MELYIAAIFWFAVLLLLHAYLIYPFSLRIFKLFKSRPFTADQDYFPSISILIAAYNEEKVIAERIENIKNLNFDFGKLELIIGSDCSSDRTSEIVQSKSKDYNWLKCVNFEQRRGKATVLNDLFKTAKNDILVFSDANTKFNKDALVKLVSEFDDQKVGGVCGRLVLEEPADDFDKTNRERLYWQYETQLKKLEGNLGTLIAANGGIYAIRKKLFTKFPVQVAITDDLFQTLAVLQQGFQFLYKYDAIAVEEVSKEIITEFRRKVRFATTNFQTLKFFGGLLIPKKILLSYAFFSHKVIRWFVPLLLILLLITNALLIDHQYFYKIIFYFQIGFYVSALVGFILNKLKINISIFSIIYYYVFTNLALLIGLYKFLMRKQVYIWNSTPR; encoded by the coding sequence GTGGAACTTTACATTGCAGCTATTTTCTGGTTTGCTGTCTTACTCCTTCTTCATGCATATCTGATTTATCCTTTTTCGCTTAGGATATTCAAACTTTTTAAATCCAGACCATTTACTGCGGATCAAGACTATTTCCCATCGATTTCAATTTTAATTGCAGCATACAATGAAGAAAAGGTTATTGCTGAAAGGATTGAGAATATCAAGAACCTCAACTTTGATTTTGGCAAGCTGGAATTGATCATAGGATCAGATTGTTCTTCAGATCGAACAAGTGAGATAGTACAGAGTAAGAGCAAAGACTATAACTGGTTGAAATGTGTAAATTTTGAGCAGCGAAGAGGAAAAGCTACCGTGCTAAATGATCTGTTTAAAACAGCTAAGAATGATATACTTGTTTTTAGTGACGCCAATACTAAGTTTAACAAAGATGCGCTTGTTAAGTTAGTATCTGAATTTGATGATCAAAAAGTGGGTGGTGTGTGCGGCCGTTTGGTTTTGGAAGAGCCCGCAGATGATTTCGATAAAACCAACCGGGAAAGATTGTATTGGCAGTATGAAACGCAGCTAAAAAAACTTGAAGGTAATCTGGGTACGCTCATCGCAGCAAACGGTGGTATTTATGCGATAAGGAAAAAACTGTTCACTAAATTTCCGGTTCAAGTTGCTATAACTGATGATTTGTTTCAGACATTAGCTGTACTTCAACAGGGTTTTCAGTTTTTATACAAATATGATGCTATAGCAGTTGAGGAGGTATCGAAAGAAATTATAACCGAATTCAGAAGAAAAGTCCGGTTCGCAACGACAAATTTTCAAACTCTGAAATTTTTCGGGGGTCTTCTCATCCCTAAAAAGATACTTTTATCGTATGCTTTTTTTTCACACAAAGTGATACGCTGGTTCGTACCTCTGCTTCTGATATTATTGCTGATTACAAATGCATTGTTAATCGATCATCAATATTTTTATAAAATCATTTTCTATTTTCAAATCGGATTTTATGTATCCGCTCTAGTGGGATTTATTCTTAATAAATTGAAAATTAATATTTCAATATTTAGTATCATCTACTATTATGTATTCACTAACCTGGCATTGCTTATTGGACTATATAAATTTCTGATGAGGAAGCAGGTATATATTTGGAACTCAACCCCAAGATAG
- a CDS encoding flippase, translated as MQPTTKVSSNVSAIFFGRGAEMLITLVSVTLIARNLGVEQYGLFSSIVALTVLVSKFIDIGFGPIVFRESSKKDSSYDLLNTAFSLRIILLFGLFLVFNTFSLITNLNQKELILSNILFLNIIFSSKYMNFRELLEVLFKVNLNMFSVMLFNTIDSIVLLILVFLMSYTGGGLEYLVIAYVAANIPGFLLLIIYLHKKYKYKFNFSFKEGIWLIKESIPLFGTVVLTTAFQQLDVLLLRSMDSEYSVGLYSAALRLTVPLGIIPQALITTIFPLIVRGRETGSASTMPATRLVYKILFLFSFSISFIITFKAEHIIKLIFGGEYSDAYLPMTILFWSILFTYFNTFTLNLLTVYNKQKYNFFGTLLIVLFQVASVIILTPLYSYSGVAVARVAAGAAGTIFFIFILKGIGIQFNFFSMRVAKWLIPFITGSVLLSFLPFFVYLPMAVLLTITLTIKLKYFSDEEVNLLLRAINYESWKSKFKS; from the coding sequence ATGCAGCCAACTACAAAAGTCTCGAGTAATGTTTCTGCAATATTTTTTGGCAGGGGCGCGGAAATGCTCATCACTCTTGTTTCGGTTACACTCATTGCACGTAATCTCGGTGTCGAGCAGTATGGTTTGTTCTCTTCTATTGTTGCTTTGACTGTACTGGTTTCTAAATTTATTGATATTGGTTTTGGTCCGATTGTCTTCAGAGAGTCGTCAAAGAAAGATTCAAGCTACGATCTGCTTAACACAGCATTTAGTCTGCGGATAATTTTGTTGTTTGGTTTGTTTCTTGTCTTCAACACTTTTTCTTTGATAACAAATCTGAACCAGAAGGAACTGATCCTTTCCAACATCCTTTTTCTGAACATTATATTTTCATCAAAATACATGAACTTCCGTGAACTTCTGGAAGTTTTGTTCAAGGTTAATCTGAATATGTTCAGCGTTATGCTGTTTAATACGATTGATAGTATCGTGTTGCTCATTCTTGTTTTTTTGATGTCTTATACAGGAGGAGGACTTGAATATTTGGTTATAGCTTATGTTGCCGCAAATATTCCCGGATTTTTACTTCTGATTATCTATCTTCATAAAAAGTATAAGTATAAATTTAATTTTTCTTTTAAAGAGGGAATCTGGTTAATCAAAGAATCTATTCCTCTATTTGGAACAGTTGTCCTGACCACAGCATTTCAACAGCTTGATGTTTTACTATTACGAAGTATGGATTCTGAGTATTCGGTTGGATTGTATTCTGCGGCGCTCCGGCTTACGGTTCCGCTTGGAATAATTCCTCAGGCATTAATTACTACAATCTTCCCTTTGATTGTTCGGGGAAGGGAAACCGGAAGTGCAAGCACAATGCCGGCGACAAGACTCGTTTACAAAATTTTATTTCTTTTTTCATTCTCGATTTCGTTTATAATAACCTTCAAAGCTGAACACATTATCAAACTTATTTTCGGCGGTGAATATTCAGATGCCTATCTGCCGATGACCATTTTATTCTGGTCGATATTATTTACCTATTTCAATACTTTTACTTTAAATCTTCTTACAGTTTATAACAAACAGAAATATAATTTTTTTGGTACTTTATTAATAGTTTTATTTCAGGTCGCATCAGTTATAATCCTTACTCCACTTTATTCGTACAGCGGTGTTGCTGTGGCAAGAGTCGCCGCTGGTGCTGCAGGTACAATTTTTTTCATATTTATTTTAAAAGGAATTGGTATCCAGTTTAATTTCTTTTCGATGAGAGTTGCCAAATGGCTGATCCCGTTTATTACAGGTTCTGTTCTTCTGTCTTTTCTTCCTTTCTTTGTTTATTTACCCATGGCTGTTTTACTTACGATTACACTCACAATAAAATTAAAATATTTTTCAGATGAAGAAGTAAATCTTCTTCTCCGAGCAATTAATTATGAG
- a CDS encoding radical SAM protein: MNIAFINPPFFPKYSRGSRSPAVTKSGTVYYPIWLALAAGVAEKNGHQITLIDAPAEAISVEETMNRLANFNPRIAVIETSTGSISSDIKFAEEVKKKFDNVLVCLVGNHVTAVDKDTLKSSNLIDAIARNEYEATIVELAERLEKKESLENVLSLTWRNGIEIVANGHRPALTQEDLDAMPFASEIFKRFCNSRDYFFAAGRFPQMMVYTGRGCPYLCTWCVYPQNFYGHTYRHRSPQSIAAEFKYIEENFPEVVEVTIEDDTYTVFKKHTIEICKLLIEQNNKLTWTCNVRADLDEETMHWMKKAGCRLVIVGFESGSNEILKLMKKGVRVEQFTAAENARKAGLLIHACYMMGNRGETLQTMNETLTLAKRLNTDTAQFFPLMLYPGTEAYDWAKKEGLITAKTWDDWLTPEGLHNTVVGTHDLSAQEIVDFCNYARREYYLRAAYFSMKAKNIIRHPSELKRTLKAFLTFYKHLFSKESKANTDKFKTRLSHDKDVTTEINGEKGLNNVVKKSSEATVIQKETVV; this comes from the coding sequence ATGAATATTGCCTTCATAAATCCCCCGTTTTTCCCAAAGTATTCAAGGGGATCGAGAAGTCCAGCTGTCACCAAAAGCGGAACAGTTTACTATCCTATTTGGTTAGCACTTGCAGCAGGAGTTGCAGAAAAAAATGGTCATCAAATCACACTAATTGATGCACCTGCGGAAGCTATTTCAGTTGAAGAAACGATGAACAGGTTAGCCAACTTTAATCCTCGAATTGCTGTAATTGAAACAAGCACTGGAAGCATCAGCAGTGATATAAAGTTTGCTGAAGAAGTAAAAAAGAAATTTGATAACGTATTAGTCTGTTTGGTTGGAAACCACGTAACTGCCGTTGATAAAGACACCCTAAAAAGTTCAAATTTGATAGATGCAATTGCCAGAAATGAATACGAAGCCACCATCGTCGAATTAGCAGAACGACTTGAAAAGAAAGAATCACTGGAAAATGTTCTCTCACTTACTTGGAGAAATGGAATTGAAATTGTTGCGAACGGTCATCGCCCTGCTTTAACGCAGGAAGATCTTGATGCTATGCCATTTGCAAGTGAAATTTTTAAAAGATTTTGTAATTCTAGAGATTATTTTTTTGCAGCTGGCCGTTTCCCGCAAATGATGGTTTATACTGGCAGAGGTTGTCCATATCTGTGTACCTGGTGTGTTTATCCTCAAAATTTTTATGGACATACATATAGACATCGTTCTCCACAAAGCATTGCTGCTGAGTTTAAGTACATTGAAGAAAATTTTCCTGAAGTTGTGGAAGTAACAATTGAAGATGATACTTATACAGTATTTAAAAAACATACTATTGAAATTTGTAAGCTTCTTATTGAACAAAATAACAAACTAACTTGGACTTGCAATGTAAGAGCTGATCTGGACGAAGAAACAATGCACTGGATGAAAAAGGCAGGATGTCGTTTAGTCATCGTTGGATTTGAAAGTGGCTCGAATGAAATCTTAAAGTTGATGAAAAAAGGTGTGCGAGTTGAACAGTTTACAGCGGCTGAAAATGCTCGTAAAGCTGGATTGCTAATCCACGCCTGCTATATGATGGGAAATAGAGGCGAAACTTTACAAACGATGAACGAAACTCTTACTTTAGCAAAGAGACTTAATACTGATACTGCGCAATTCTTTCCGCTGATGTTGTATCCCGGAACCGAAGCTTACGACTGGGCAAAAAAGGAAGGACTGATAACAGCAAAAACCTGGGATGACTGGCTTACTCCTGAAGGTCTGCACAATACGGTTGTCGGTACGCATGATCTTTCAGCTCAAGAGATTGTCGACTTTTGTAATTATGCAAGAAGAGAATATTACTTAAGGGCTGCATATTTCTCTATGAAAGCAAAGAACATTATCAGACATCCATCAGAACTTAAAAGAACATTAAAAGCTTTTCTCACTTTTTACAAGCACCTTTTTAGTAAAGAGTCCAAAGCTAACACAGATAAGTTCAAGACTCGATTATCACACGACAAAGATGTAACAACTGAAATAAATGGGGAAAAAGGTTTGAATAATGTTGTTAAAAAATCTTCTGAGGCAACAGTAATTCAGAAAGAAACAGTAGTATAG